CTTGCAGGCGTTCGTAGTATTCGGCGCGGTGCTGCTTGAAGTAGTGCGACAGATACAGCACCGGCCGGCTGAGCAGGCCCTTTTCGGTCAGCAGAAAGGCAATCAGCAGCCGTCCGACGCGCCCGTTGCCGTCGAGGAAGGGGTGGATGGTTTCGAACTGGGCGTGGGCCAGTCCCACCTGAATCAGCGGCGGCAAGCCGGCGCCGTGGTGCAGGAATGTTTCGAGATTGGAGAGGGCATCGGGTACTTCATGCGGCGGTGGCGGCACGAAGGTGGCGGTCGCCGGCGTGCAGCCGGCCGGGCCGATCCAGTTCTGGCTGGTGCGCAGCTCGCCGGGTGTGAGGCGGCTGCCGCGCACGCCTTCCATCAGCACGGCATGGATCTCCCGGATGAGGCGCACCGACACCGGCAGTTCGGCCAGTCGCGCCAGGCCATGATTCATCGCCCGGACGTAATTGGCGACTTCGGTGACGTCCTTGGGCGTGTCGGGATCGAACAGTTGCGCTTCGGCGGCCAGCAGGTTTTGCAGCGAGCTTTGCGTGCCTTCGATCTGGCTGGAGAGCACTGCCTCCTTGCGCACGTACATGAAGACGAAAAGGTCGGGGTTGGGCAGGGTGAGTACGGCGCCATCCAGCCTGCCCAGGGCATAGTCGGCCTCCGACAGCCGCTCGCGCAGGGCGCCGGACAGGTCCGGCGGCGGGTCGGGCGGCAACGGCGCGGGGATGAAGGCGCGGTAGCCGCCCGGCTGGCGAACATAGCGCCCGGCGCGATGGGGCTTGTTTTCACTTGTGTTCATGAGGCGGACGATTGGCGTTCATGATTAACGCTGCGCTGATCATGGGCCAGTTTCGTGGCTGTATTCAACGCAACGTTCAAAACCCCAGCTCCCGCAGGTTCGCTTCGATCGCCGCATCCAGCCGCGCCGCCTGTTGTTGCTGGTCGCGCCACTGCCCGGCCAGCCGGGCCATCTTGTCTTCGAACGGTTCGCCGTCGTTTTGCTGTGCCGCCGCGCCGACGTAGCGGCCGGGCGTGAGCACGTGGCCGTGCCGGCGGATGTCGTCCAGCGTGGCGGATTTGCAGAAGCCGGGGATGTCCGCGTAGGCGCCGGCGTCGGGCTCGCCGCGCCAGGCGTGGTAGGTGCGGGCGATCTGGTCGATGTCGTCATCGCTCAGCTCGCGCCGGGTGCGGTCCACCATGTGCCCCAGCCGGCGCGCGTCGATGAACAGCACTTGCCCGCGCCGGTCGCGCAGTTTGCCGCCGGCCCCGGGCGCGCGTGCGGGCGAGGGCAGGCGCGCACCGGACTTGTCGCGCGCCAGGAACCACAGGCAGGCGGGAATCTGCGTGGAGTAGAACAGCTGCCCCGGCAGCGCCACCATGCAGTCCACGGCGTCGGCATCACACATGGCGCGGCGGATGTCGCCTTCGCCGGACTGCTGCGAGGACATGGAGCCGTTGGCCAGCACCACGCCGGCGGTGCCGAACGGCGCCAGGTGCCAGTAGATGTGCTGCAGCCAGGCGAAGTTGGCGTTGCCCACGGGCGGCACGCCGAACAGCCAGCGCGGGTCGTCGCGCAGGCGCTCGCCGCCCCAGTCGGAGACGTTGAACGGCGGGTTGGCGAGGATGTGGTCGAACTTGAGGTCGCGCAGCTCGTCCTTGTGGAAGCTGCCTTCGTTGTTCCAGCGGATGTCGGCGTCGATGCCGCGCACGGCGAGGTTCATGCGCGCCAGGCGCCAGGTGGTGTAGTTGCTTTCCTGGCCGTAGATGGCGATGTCGCCGATGCGCCCGCCGTGTTCCTGCACGAACTTTTCGCTCTGCACGAACATGCCGCCGGAGCCGCAGCAGGGGTCGTAGACGCGGCCGTGGTAGGGCTCCAGCATTTCCACCAGCACGCGCACCACGCTGCGCGGGGTGTAGAACTCGCCGCCGCGCTTGCCCTCGGCGCCGGCGAACTGGCCCAGAAAATACTCGTACACGCGCCCGAGCACGTCCCTGGCGCGGTCGGCCTCCTGGCCGAGGCCGATGTTGGAAAAGAGGTCGATCAGCTCGCCCAGCATCACTTTGTTGAGCGCCGGGCGGGCGTAGTCCTTGGGTAGCACGCCCTTGAGCGAGGCGTTGTCGCGCTCGATGGCGCGCATGGCGTCGTCGATGAGCTGGCCGATCTCGGGGCGGCGGGCGTTGGCCTGCAGATGCGACCAGCGCGCGTCCTTTGGCACCCAGAAGATGTTGTCGGCGAGGTACTCGTCGCGGTCCTCGGCGGCGGCTGGGTCTTCGGCCAGCAGGGCGGCGTGGCGGGCCTCGAAGGCGTCGGAGATGTATTTGAGGAAGATCAGCCCCAGCGCCACGTGCTTGTAGTCGCTGGGCTCCATGTTGCCGCGCAGCTTGTCGGCGGCCTTGAACAGCTCGGCTTCGAAGCCGAGGTTGCCTCCGTTGCCGTTCCTGGTGGTGTCGTTCCGTGCCCTTCCCTTCATGGCCATGGCGGTCCTGTCTTTTTGAATCATGGGCTAAAGCCTATGGTGGGTGCGCTGATGTCGTCCGACGGGATCGGCGACAGTTGATGTCACGGGGCTTCGAGGCCCGCGCAGGTCAGGCGCGTCGCTGCGCCCAGCGGGCGATCAGTGCATGCAGGGCATCGAGGCCGTCGAACAGCGCGGCGGGGCCGGGCTGCAGGATGATCGGCGACTTGATCTCGTGCAGCTCGCCGTCGCGCACGGCCGGGATGGCGGACCAGCCGGGCCGCGCGGCGACGCGCTCGGGACGAAAGCGCTTGCCGCACCAGGAGCCGATGATGATGTCCGGCGCGCGGCGCACCACTTCACCTGTGTCGGCGAGGATGCGATCGCGCGCGAGCGGCGCGGCGGCGCACTCGGGGAAGACGTCCTCGCCGCCGGCGATGCGGATGAGTTCGGCGACCCAGCGGATGCCGACGATGATCGGCTCGTCCCATTCCTCGAAATACACCCTGGGGCGGCGCGGCAGCGCGGCGGCGGCCGCACGCACCGCGGCGATGTGCGCCTCGGCGCGGCGCGCGTAGGCCTCGGCGCCATCGCTGGCGCCGACCAGCGCACCCAGGCGGCGGATGTAGTCGAGGATGCCCTCGACGCTGCGGTGGTTGCTGATCCACACCTCCACGCCGGCGGCGACGAGCGCGCGGGCGATGTCGGCCTGGATGTCGGAAAAACCGATGGCGAGATTCGGTTCGAGGGCGAGGATCTCGTCGATCTTCGCGCTGGTGAAGGCGCTGACCTTGGGCTTTTCCCTGCGCGCCCGTGGCGGGCGCACGGTGAAACCGGAAATGCCGACGATGCGATGCTGCTCGCCGAGCGCGTAGAGCACCTCGGTCGGCTCTTCGGTGAGACAGACGATGCGCTGCGGTCCGCACGCGGTCACGGCACGCCCCGGTGTTTCAATGACCGAGCACGGTCAGCGTGATCCTGCGCTGGTGCGGGTCGTGCCGGTGTTCCCAGAGGTAGATGCCCTGCCAGGTGCCGAGCCGCGGCTTGCCGCCGTGCACCGGCACGGTCAGGTCGACGCCGGTGAGGATGCTGCGCACGTGGGCGGGCATGTCGTCCGGGCCTTCGGCATCGTGGCGGAACAGCGGGTCGCCGTCGGGCACCGCCCGCGCGAACCAGCGCTCCAGATCGTCGCGCACGGTGGGATCGGCGTTCTCGCCGATCAGCAACGAGCAGCTGGTGTGGGTGGTGAACACGTGGACGAGGCCGAGCCCCACCCCGCTCGCCGCCACCGCCTCGACGACCGGGGCCGTGATCTCGACCAGGCCGCGCCCGCGCGTGTGTACGGTGATGTCGCTCTGGGTGATGTGGCGCAACGGCAAGCCGCGGGTGCTCATGGATAGAGCATCCGGCAGGTCCAGGTCTGCCCGTGGCGGCTCCAGCGCTGGCGTTCGTGCAGCCGGAATGCGGCGCCGTACCAGAACTCGACCATGTCCGGCTCCAGCACGTAACCGCCCCAGTGCGGCGGGCGCGGCACCGGACGCCCCTCGAACTCGCGCTCGTAGTGGGCCAGGCGCTGCTCGAACGCGGCGCGGTCGGGCAGCGTCTGCGACTGCAACGAGGCCCAGGCGCCGAGCTGGCTCAGTCGCGGCCGGGTGGCGAAATAGGCGTCCGATTCCTCCGCGGTCAGCTTGCGGGTGGAACCCTCGAAACGCACCTGCACGCCTTCGCGCAGATGCTTCCAGTGGAAGCACAACGCTGCCTGCGGATGCGCCTCGAGCTGCAGCGCCTTGTCGCTCTGGTAATTGGTGAAAAAACGCGGGCCGCGCTCGTCGATGCCCTTGAGCAGCACGATGCGCGAACTCACCCGGCCGCCGGCATCGGCGGTGGCGAGGTTCATCGCGTGGGGTTCGGGTTCACCGGCCGCTTCGGCTTCAGCCAGCAGCGACCTGAAGGTTTGCAGAATCTCGGAGTTCAGCATGACTCTTGCATCGCGGGCGCCACACGCCATCATGGCGCGATGAACCAGGATGCTAGCACGCAGAACGAGGCCCTCGCCGGCCATCTGCTGGACCATTACGCCGGCCGCATCGCCCGCGCCCGCCGGCCCTACCTGCTGGGGCTTTCCGGCTTGCAAGGCAGCGGCAAGAGCACCCTCGCGCGGGTGATGAAGGCCACCGCCGAGGCGCGTGGTTGGCCGACCGAGGTGCTCGCTCTCGATGACTTCTACTACTCGCGCGGCGAGCGCGAGAGCCTCGCCCGCGAGGTGCATCCGCTGCTGCGCACGCGTGGCGTGCCGGGCACGCACGAGATCGAGCTCTTGCTTTCGGTGCTGGCCGCGCTGCCGCAGGCCTCGCCGCGGCTGCCGGTGAGCTGGCCGCGTTTCGACAAGGGACGCGATACGCGCGTGCCGCCCTCGCGCTGGCCGCGGGTGGTGCGGCCGCCGCGCCTGGTGATCCTGGAAGGCTGGGCGCTCGGCCTGAGGCCGCAGCTGCAGTCCGCGCTGGAGGCGCCAGTCAATGCGCTCGAGCGTGAGGAGGATGCCGACGGCCAGTGGCGGCGCTGGGTCAACCAGCAACTGCGCGCCTATCAGCCGTTGTGGCGCAAGCTCGACGCGCTGATCGTGCTGCAGGCGCCGGACTGGTCGGTGGTGCGGCGCTGGCGTGGCGAGGAGGAAGCTCGTCTGCGCGCCCGCGGCGCGCCGCTGGCCATGGACGAGGCGGCGCTGGCGCGATTCCTGGCCCATTTCGAGCGGCTGAGCCGGCATGCGCTGGCGACGCTGCCGGCGCTGGCCGACAGCGTGGTGGAATACGACACCGAGCGCCGCGTCACCGGCTTGAGCCACGCCTGAAGGCCGCGGCCAAGGACACCAAGCCGGCAAACGGCCGGCGCGAGGCATCCAAAAGGCTTTTAGTCCGGTGCCAGCAGCGCTGCGTAGCCGGCACGGGCGTCCGGCCATCGCGGCGTCCAGCCGCTGGCACGCAGGCGCCGGTTGCTCAGCCGCTTGCTGCCCACGCCGGGCGGTGGCGCTCCTGGCGCGGGCGGCGGCACGCCGAGCAGTGCCGCCAGATGGTCGTACAGCGTCGCCAGCGGCAACGGCGAATCGTCCGTGCCCACGTACAGCGGAGCCGTTTCGCGCCGGGCGAGCAGATGCGCCACCGCCGTCGCGGCATCCTCGACGTGGATGCGGTTGGCGAAATGCACGACTTCGCGCGGCACCCGTGCCTGCCCGCGCCGCAGCCGCTCGATGAGCTCGGTGCGACCCGGTCCGTACAGCCCCGCCAGCCGCAGCACCACCGCGGGCAGCGGCTGCGCCTGCAGCCAGCGCTCGGCTTCCAGCAAGGCGGCGCCGGTGGCGGTGAGCGGCGCGGGCGGCGTGTCCTCGTCGACCCAGTCGTCGCCGTGCTCGCCGTACACCGCGCTCGAGGAGACGAACAGCACGCGCCCGAGTGCGCGGGTGTCGAGCCGGGCGATGAGCCCGCGCAAGCCGTCGACATACAGCGCGCGGTAGGCCGCCGCGGTGCGCTCGTCCGGGGCGGGTGCGTAGACCACGGCGGTGATGCTGCGCGGCAGCGGCCCGAGCGAGGCCGGCGCCGTCAAGTCGCCGCCGATCCAGCAGAGGCCGTCGTCGCCGTGCACTGGCGGATGGCGACGCAAGGCATAGACCTTGGCCCCGCGCTCGCGCAACAGCCGCCCCACGCGCAGGCCCAAATCGCCGGCGCCGGCGATCAGCACGCGTTCGAGCGGCGCTTCGGTGCTGCTACATTGCATCGCCATGAACCCTGCGCGAAACCTGTTTCTGATCGGGCCGACGGGTGCCGGCAAGACCACCGTGGGCCGCCGCCTGGCCGGCCATTATGGCCTGCCCTTCGTCGATCTCGACCAGGAGATCGAACGCCATTGCGGCGTGTCGGTGGCGACCATCTTCGAACTGGAAGGCGAAACCGGCTTCCGCCGGCGCGAGCGCGCCCTGCTCGACGCCTGCACCCAGCGCGCGCCCGTGGTGCTGGCCACCGGCGCCGGCGCGGTGCTGGACGCGGCCAACCGCCGGCATCTGGCCGAGCGCGGCTTCGTGCTGTGGCTCGACGTCGACGTGGAGCGGCAACTCGAACGGCTCGCCCACGACCGCCACCGGCCGCTGCTCGCCGCCGGCGACCGGCGTGCCAGGCTCGCGGCGATGGCCGAGGCGCGCACGCCGCTGTATCGCGAGACCGCCGACCTCGCGGTGGCCGCCGGTGAGGCCGATGTCGCCGCCACCGCCGCGCACTGCATCGAACTGCTCGAGCGCCATTGGCAGCGCGCATCCGTCGCGGCATGAATCGGCAGCCTCTCACCATCGAGGTCGCGCTCGGCGCGCGCAGTTACCCGGTGTGGATCGGCCGCGGTCTGCTCGCCGAAGCCGACCGCTGGCGCGCCACGCTGCGCGGCCGGCACGCGCTGGTGGTGAGCAACACCACCGTCGCGCCGCTGTATCTGCAACGCGTGGCCGCCGGGCTCGACGGGCTGGCGTGGTCGAGCTGGCTGCTGGACGACGGCGAGACGCACAAGACCTACGCCAACGCCGGCCGCGTGCTGGAAGCGCTGGCCGCGCTCGGCGCCACCCGCGACGCCTGCGTGATCGCGCTCGGCGGCGGCGTGGTCGGCGATCTGGCCGGCTTCGCCGCGGCCTGCTGGATGCGCGGCATCGACTTCATGCAGATGCCGACCACGCTGCTGGCGATGGTCGACTCCTCGGTCGGCGGCAAGACCGGCGTCAACCTGCCGGCGGGCAAGAATCTGGTCGGCGCCTTCCATCAGCCGCGCGCAGTGGTCGCCGATCTCGACACCCTGGCCACGCTGCCGCCGCGCGAGTACCGCGCAGGACTGGCCGAAGTAGTCAAGGGCGCGGCGATCGGCGATCCTGCCTTCTTCGCCTGGCTGGAAGAGCACGCCGATGCGCTCGTCGCGCGTGATGAAGCCGCGCTGGCCGAGGCGATCGCGCGCAAGGTCGCCTTCAAGGCCGCGGTGGTGGCGCGCGATGAAACCGAACAGGGCGAGCGCGCGCTGCTCAACTTCGGCCACAGCTTCAGTCATGCGCTGGAGACCGCCGGCGGCTACACCGCGCTGCTGCACGGCGAGGCGGTGGCGGTGGGCATGCATCTGGCCGCACGGCTGTCCGAGCGATTGCGCATGGGCACGGCCGCCGACACCACGCGCCTCGTGCGCCTGCTGGAGCGGCTCGGCCTGCCCACGGCGATCCCCGTGGGCATGCAGGCGGAACGGCTGCTCGAACTGATGCGGCTGGACAAGAAGAACACCGCCGGCACGCTGCGGCTGATCCTGTGGCGCGGCATCGGCCGGGCCGAAATCGTCGCCGACGTGCCCGCGCCCCAAGTGCTCGCCGTGCTGGCCGAGAACGCCCGCTGAGCGTGGACGTCCGCACGCTACACTGCGCGCCATGATCGCCGCCGTCCCCGCCTCGCCGCTCATCGCCCTGCTCGCCGGCGAGGATTCGGGCGACCAGCTCGGCGCCGACCTGATCCTCGCCCTGCGCGCGCGCCATCCGCATGCCCGTTTCGTCGGCATCGGCGGCGAACGCATGCGCCGCCAGGGCTTCGAGGCCTGGCACGACATCCGCGAACTCTCGCTGTTCGGTCTCGCCGAGGTGGTCGCCCACTTGCCGCGCTTGCTGCGCCTGCGCCGCGGGCTGGTCCAGCGCCTGCTTGAGGCGCGGCCGGCGGTGGTGGTCGGCATCGATGCACCGGACTTCAATCTCGGCGTTGAACGCCGGCTCAAGGCGCGCGGCCTGCGCACCGTGCATTACGTCAGTCCGTCGGTGTGGGCCTGGCGCGAGCGGCGCGTCGAGACCATCGGCCGCGCCGCCGACCGCGTGCTCTGCCTGTTCCCGATGGAGCCACCGATCTATGCCCGTCACGGCGTGGATGCGCGGTTCGTCGGTCATCCGCTGGCCGACCGCTTTCCCGAACGTCCCGACCGCGCCGGCGCGCGCGCGGCGCTGAAGCTCGATGCCGAGGCGCCGGTGCTGGCCGTGTTGCCGGGCAGCCGGCGCAGCGAGCTCGCGCGACTGGGCACGCCCTTCCTCGACGCCGCCGCGCAGGTGGCCGGCGCGATACCGGGCCTGCAGGTGGTGATCCCGGCTGCCAACCCCGGCCTGGAGGCCGAGCTCGCCGCGCGCCTGACCGCCTGGCCGGCGACGCTGCCGGCACCGCGCCTGCTCGGCGGGCAGGCGCACGCCGCGCTCGCCGCCGCCGATGTCGCCCTGCTCGCCTCCGGCACTGCCACGCTCGAGGCCATGCTGGCCAAGCGGCCGATGGTGGTCGGCTACAAGGTGTCGCCGCTCAGCTATCGCCTGGCACGGCTGCTGCGTCTGCTCAAGACCGACATCTACGCCCTGCCCAATATCCTCGCCCGCACGACCGGCCTCGCCGAGCAGCCGCTGGTGCCCGAGCTGATGCAGGACGACTGCACCGCCGCGCGCCTGGCCAAGGCGCTGCTGCTGCTGTTTCGCGACGCCCCGCGACGGGCGCGGATCGCCGCGGTTTTCGGCCGCCTGCACGAAAGCCTGCGTGCCCCCGGTGACGCCAACGCCGCGGCGGCCGCCGCGGCCGCGATCGACGAATGTCTGGAGATGCCCCGTGCTGTTCGATGACGATTCCGCCGACCTGCTCGCCCCTGCCGCTGTCACGCCGGCCAAGGCGCGTCGCGGCCGCCGGCCGTGGCGCAAGCCCGAGCTGCTGCAGGCCGGTGTCGACGAGGCCGGCCGCGGGCCGCTGGCCGGACCGCTCGCGGTGGCGGCGGTGATCCTCGATCCGCGCCGGCCGATCCGCGGGCTGGACGATTCCAAGCAGCTCACCCCGGAACGGCGCGAAGTGCTCTATGCGCGCATCGTCGAGCGGGCGCTCGCCTGGCACGTGGTGCTGGTCGAGGTCGAGGAGATCGATCGCGTCAACATCTTCCAGGCGACCATGCTCGGCATGTGCCGGGCCCTGGCCGGGCTCGCGGTCGCGCCCCACGAGGCATTGATCGACGGCAACCAGCTGCCGCGCGCCCTGCCCTGCCCGGGCGTGGCGATCGTCGACGGCGACGCCCTGGAACCGGCGATCAGCGCCGCCTCGATCCTGGCCAAGGTCACCCGCGACCGGGTGATGTGCGAGCTCGACCGCCTGTACCCGGGCTACGGGTTCGCCGCGCACAAGGGCTATTCGACGCCGCAGCACCTGGCCGCGCTGCAGACGCTGGGGCCGTGTGTGCTGCACCGGCGCTCCTTCGCCCCGGTACGCGAGCGCCTGGACACCCATCCGCTGTTCTGAAGGCCGGCGCCGCCCCGCGCCGCGGCCCTTTTCTGCGGCTTTCCGCCGCCGCGGCCGAACGGCCCGGGGTGGGCGCACC
The DNA window shown above is from Aerosticca soli and carries:
- a CDS encoding secondary thiamine-phosphate synthase enzyme YjbQ, encoding MSTRGLPLRHITQSDITVHTRGRGLVEITAPVVEAVAASGVGLGLVHVFTTHTSCSLLIGENADPTVRDDLERWFARAVPDGDPLFRHDAEGPDDMPAHVRSILTGVDLTVPVHGGKPRLGTWQGIYLWEHRHDPHQRRITLTVLGH
- the rnhB gene encoding ribonuclease HII; amino-acid sequence: MLQAGVDEAGRGPLAGPLAVAAVILDPRRPIRGLDDSKQLTPERREVLYARIVERALAWHVVLVEVEEIDRVNIFQATMLGMCRALAGLAVAPHEALIDGNQLPRALPCPGVAIVDGDALEPAISAASILAKVTRDRVMCELDRLYPGYGFAAHKGYSTPQHLAALQTLGPCVLHRRSFAPVRERLDTHPLF
- a CDS encoding shikimate kinase, translated to MNPARNLFLIGPTGAGKTTVGRRLAGHYGLPFVDLDQEIERHCGVSVATIFELEGETGFRRRERALLDACTQRAPVVLATGAGAVLDAANRRHLAERGFVLWLDVDVERQLERLAHDRHRPLLAAGDRRARLAAMAEARTPLYRETADLAVAAGEADVAATAAHCIELLERHWQRASVAA
- the lpxB gene encoding lipid-A-disaccharide synthase → MIAAVPASPLIALLAGEDSGDQLGADLILALRARHPHARFVGIGGERMRRQGFEAWHDIRELSLFGLAEVVAHLPRLLRLRRGLVQRLLEARPAVVVGIDAPDFNLGVERRLKARGLRTVHYVSPSVWAWRERRVETIGRAADRVLCLFPMEPPIYARHGVDARFVGHPLADRFPERPDRAGARAALKLDAEAPVLAVLPGSRRSELARLGTPFLDAAAQVAGAIPGLQVVIPAANPGLEAELAARLTAWPATLPAPRLLGGQAHAALAAADVALLASGTATLEAMLAKRPMVVGYKVSPLSYRLARLLRLLKTDIYALPNILARTTGLAEQPLVPELMQDDCTAARLAKALLLLFRDAPRRARIAAVFGRLHESLRAPGDANAAAAAAAAIDECLEMPRAVR
- a CDS encoding kinase, producing the protein MNQDASTQNEALAGHLLDHYAGRIARARRPYLLGLSGLQGSGKSTLARVMKATAEARGWPTEVLALDDFYYSRGERESLAREVHPLLRTRGVPGTHEIELLLSVLAALPQASPRLPVSWPRFDKGRDTRVPPSRWPRVVRPPRLVILEGWALGLRPQLQSALEAPVNALEREEDADGQWRRWVNQQLRAYQPLWRKLDALIVLQAPDWSVVRRWRGEEEARLRARGAPLAMDEAALARFLAHFERLSRHALATLPALADSVVEYDTERRVTGLSHA
- a CDS encoding type I restriction-modification system subunit M, translated to MAMKGRARNDTTRNGNGGNLGFEAELFKAADKLRGNMEPSDYKHVALGLIFLKYISDAFEARHAALLAEDPAAAEDRDEYLADNIFWVPKDARWSHLQANARRPEIGQLIDDAMRAIERDNASLKGVLPKDYARPALNKVMLGELIDLFSNIGLGQEADRARDVLGRVYEYFLGQFAGAEGKRGGEFYTPRSVVRVLVEMLEPYHGRVYDPCCGSGGMFVQSEKFVQEHGGRIGDIAIYGQESNYTTWRLARMNLAVRGIDADIRWNNEGSFHKDELRDLKFDHILANPPFNVSDWGGERLRDDPRWLFGVPPVGNANFAWLQHIYWHLAPFGTAGVVLANGSMSSQQSGEGDIRRAMCDADAVDCMVALPGQLFYSTQIPACLWFLARDKSGARLPSPARAPGAGGKLRDRRGQVLFIDARRLGHMVDRTRRELSDDDIDQIARTYHAWRGEPDAGAYADIPGFCKSATLDDIRRHGHVLTPGRYVGAAAQQNDGEPFEDKMARLAGQWRDQQQQAARLDAAIEANLRELGF
- the pdxH gene encoding pyridoxamine 5'-phosphate oxidase; this translates as MLNSEILQTFRSLLAEAEAAGEPEPHAMNLATADAGGRVSSRIVLLKGIDERGPRFFTNYQSDKALQLEAHPQAALCFHWKHLREGVQVRFEGSTRKLTAEESDAYFATRPRLSQLGAWASLQSQTLPDRAAFEQRLAHYEREFEGRPVPRPPHWGGYVLEPDMVEFWYGAAFRLHERQRWSRHGQTWTCRMLYP
- a CDS encoding ABC transporter substrate-binding protein, which translates into the protein MTACGPQRIVCLTEEPTEVLYALGEQHRIVGISGFTVRPPRARREKPKVSAFTSAKIDEILALEPNLAIGFSDIQADIARALVAAGVEVWISNHRSVEGILDYIRRLGALVGASDGAEAYARRAEAHIAAVRAAAAALPRRPRVYFEEWDEPIIVGIRWVAELIRIAGGEDVFPECAAAPLARDRILADTGEVVRRAPDIIIGSWCGKRFRPERVAARPGWSAIPAVRDGELHEIKSPIILQPGPAALFDGLDALHALIARWAQRRA
- a CDS encoding NAD-dependent epimerase/dehydratase family protein, with the translated sequence MAMQCSSTEAPLERVLIAGAGDLGLRVGRLLRERGAKVYALRRHPPVHGDDGLCWIGGDLTAPASLGPLPRSITAVVYAPAPDERTAAAYRALYVDGLRGLIARLDTRALGRVLFVSSSAVYGEHGDDWVDEDTPPAPLTATGAALLEAERWLQAQPLPAVVLRLAGLYGPGRTELIERLRRGQARVPREVVHFANRIHVEDAATAVAHLLARRETAPLYVGTDDSPLPLATLYDHLAALLGVPPPAPGAPPPGVGSKRLSNRRLRASGWTPRWPDARAGYAALLAPD
- a CDS encoding Fic family protein gives rise to the protein MNTSENKPHRAGRYVRQPGGYRAFIPAPLPPDPPPDLSGALRERLSEADYALGRLDGAVLTLPNPDLFVFMYVRKEAVLSSQIEGTQSSLQNLLAAEAQLFDPDTPKDVTEVANYVRAMNHGLARLAELPVSVRLIREIHAVLMEGVRGSRLTPGELRTSQNWIGPAGCTPATATFVPPPPHEVPDALSNLETFLHHGAGLPPLIQVGLAHAQFETIHPFLDGNGRVGRLLIAFLLTEKGLLSRPVLYLSHYFKQHRAEYYERLQAVRDEGDWESWLLFFLDGVITVSREATQTAAAILRMREDYRARITEHLGRAAANGQRVMDRLFDHPIVTVAIVRDWLGITATGAHQIVNRLEGIGLLREITGYARNRRFRFEPYLRLFEEAEEDAV
- the aroB gene encoding 3-dehydroquinate synthase; the protein is MNRQPLTIEVALGARSYPVWIGRGLLAEADRWRATLRGRHALVVSNTTVAPLYLQRVAAGLDGLAWSSWLLDDGETHKTYANAGRVLEALAALGATRDACVIALGGGVVGDLAGFAAACWMRGIDFMQMPTTLLAMVDSSVGGKTGVNLPAGKNLVGAFHQPRAVVADLDTLATLPPREYRAGLAEVVKGAAIGDPAFFAWLEEHADALVARDEAALAEAIARKVAFKAAVVARDETEQGERALLNFGHSFSHALETAGGYTALLHGEAVAVGMHLAARLSERLRMGTAADTTRLVRLLERLGLPTAIPVGMQAERLLELMRLDKKNTAGTLRLILWRGIGRAEIVADVPAPQVLAVLAENAR